A genomic window from Tolypothrix sp. PCC 7910 includes:
- a CDS encoding pentapeptide repeat-containing protein, with translation MTQTDSQQPINTAAKILELYAAGKRNFSKAELGKANLQGVDIKGVDLSYADLNHANLSGANLRGSDLSFTDLSRANLQDTDLRGALLFSANLRQANLTGAKLDKADCDRNTHFPKDFDPVQAGVQIKEG, from the coding sequence ATGACTCAAACCGATTCTCAACAGCCCATTAATACTGCGGCTAAGATTCTAGAACTTTACGCAGCGGGAAAACGGAACTTTAGTAAGGCGGAACTGGGTAAGGCTAATTTACAGGGAGTTGACATCAAAGGTGTTGACCTCAGCTATGCCGATTTAAATCATGCTAATCTCAGCGGTGCGAATCTTAGAGGTAGCGACCTGAGTTTTACAGATTTGAGTCGCGCTAATCTCCAAGATACCGATCTGCGCGGTGCTTTGTTATTTTCAGCTAATCTCCGCCAAGCTAATTTAACAGGTGCAAAGTTAGATAAAGCAGATTGCGATCGCAATACTCATTTCCCCAAAGATTTTGACCCAGTTCAAGCAGGTGTGCAAATTAAGGAGGGATAG
- a CDS encoding tetratricopeptide repeat protein translates to MSDSLPLRDRYLALIDEIVDTTLKGKISSVEQVYQMLLKGVNPGTGEVFELVLSDRLGVIQSQVDGEKDELKKAKATRSLRAMKTIHSQWLRWQEHNKATEAIVSAVREITTAEAEERLATFLRFTDPNQKYPLNSQQLQQLSKSLQQFAQADSDLQQISQGMNRGLAAWQRLQEHLVSWMYEQNQALGFGGVAGESGPWATWAKQVTSPLPQGLLRTLALEQSAIEFAAQQRSITLGDWVEMAFILQYLQRGLVNWFDQQPYNIQAGSKLSISTYLTFAVLWSQLASGFQNVATIYSNAASQMMLQILRNFAVRPYFPLYGGIFASFSGNYLRDALDYLDEPLRQVEKTQEKARILTLLGYSQRALGQYGRAIDFHQQALDIARNAGDRPCEIANLNHLSRTYVQEQDYVEAINNSQRALILSRQAGDRTGEANALINLGYSEVMHAQELEQVEPETYEMAINYLQQGLKLSEQLGDIQSKALCFSSLGIAYLVIGQQQDAIKYLEEGFKTAQISGDLYLQGRNLAYLAEAYYQLQNYEKAIYTGGLGMYLLEQIASREWRQPAGLLTILQGQIGTATFQNFLQLHRPKIIAIIGVDGYDHIPQLLADYKGEQ, encoded by the coding sequence GTGTCAGACTCTCTACCTTTACGCGATCGCTACCTGGCTTTAATTGATGAAATTGTGGACACTACCCTCAAGGGCAAGATTAGCTCTGTGGAGCAGGTGTATCAAATGCTGCTTAAAGGGGTGAATCCTGGTACGGGGGAAGTGTTTGAATTAGTGTTAAGCGATCGCCTGGGTGTGATTCAAAGTCAGGTAGACGGCGAAAAGGATGAGCTGAAAAAAGCTAAGGCTACTCGCTCTTTAAGAGCCATGAAAACCATTCACAGTCAATGGCTAAGATGGCAAGAACACAACAAAGCTACAGAAGCGATCGTCTCTGCGGTGCGAGAAATTACTACAGCCGAAGCGGAGGAACGTCTAGCAACATTTCTGAGGTTTACTGACCCCAATCAAAAATATCCTCTAAATTCCCAACAGCTACAGCAATTGTCAAAATCTTTACAGCAATTTGCTCAAGCAGATTCAGATTTACAGCAAATATCCCAAGGAATGAACCGAGGTTTAGCTGCTTGGCAACGATTGCAAGAACACTTAGTTAGCTGGATGTACGAGCAAAATCAAGCACTAGGATTCGGTGGTGTAGCCGGAGAAAGCGGCCCTTGGGCAACTTGGGCAAAGCAGGTTACTAGCCCATTACCCCAAGGATTACTGCGTACCTTAGCATTAGAGCAATCTGCCATTGAATTTGCCGCACAACAGCGCAGTATTACCCTGGGTGACTGGGTAGAAATGGCCTTTATTCTGCAATATTTGCAACGGGGTTTAGTTAACTGGTTTGACCAACAACCTTACAATATCCAAGCTGGGTCAAAGTTATCAATTTCTACCTACTTGACGTTTGCAGTGCTGTGGAGTCAGTTAGCCAGTGGTTTCCAAAATGTAGCCACTATCTACAGCAATGCGGCATCTCAAATGATGCTGCAAATTCTGCGTAACTTTGCTGTGCGTCCTTATTTTCCCCTTTACGGTGGAATTTTCGCTTCCTTTTCCGGGAATTATTTACGGGATGCCTTAGATTATCTCGATGAACCACTGCGCCAAGTAGAAAAAACCCAAGAAAAGGCGCGGATTTTGACACTTTTAGGTTATTCACAACGAGCTTTAGGGCAATACGGACGGGCAATTGACTTCCATCAACAAGCATTAGATATAGCCAGAAATGCAGGCGATCGCCCCTGTGAAATTGCCAATCTCAATCACCTCAGCCGTACCTACGTCCAAGAACAAGATTATGTAGAAGCGATTAACAATAGCCAACGCGCATTAATCCTCAGCCGTCAAGCAGGCGATCGCACTGGAGAAGCCAACGCCTTAATTAATTTAGGCTATAGCGAAGTTATGCACGCTCAAGAATTAGAGCAAGTAGAGCCGGAAACCTACGAAATGGCTATTAACTATTTGCAACAAGGCTTAAAGTTATCAGAACAATTAGGCGATATTCAAAGTAAAGCTTTATGTTTCAGTAGTTTAGGAATCGCCTATCTCGTGATTGGACAACAACAGGATGCGATTAAATATTTAGAAGAAGGCTTTAAAACAGCGCAGATATCCGGTGACTTATATCTGCAAGGACGCAATTTAGCTTATTTAGCTGAAGCCTATTATCAACTGCAAAATTACGAAAAAGCAATTTACACTGGTGGTTTAGGAATGTATCTGCTAGAGCAAATTGCCTCCCGTGAATGGCGACAACCAGCCGGATTACTCACAATTTTACAAGGACAAATAGGCACAGCAACCTTTCAAAATTTCTTACAACTACACCGTCCCAAAATTATCGCCATTATCGGTGTAGATGGCTACGATCATATTCCCCAATTGTTAGCAGATTATAAGGGCGAGCAGTAA
- the egtD gene encoding L-histidine N(alpha)-methyltransferase encodes MKTENKEHSRLRWINLNSAIASVDEGADIIAGLTQNPKTLPCRYFYDDRGSELFEQICDLPEYYPTRTEQAILETYAAEIAKMTGSCHLIELGSGSSRKTRLLLEAYSEVVQELQYYPIDVSSGILKTTALDLLRQYPKLKLCGLAGTYEQALAELPSAELENRMLIFLGSTLGNLNDEQTHKFFTQVQQALKPGEFFLLGVDLQKPIEIIEAAYNDSQGVTAAFNLNILNHINQRFQGNFSLNNFAHWAFYNQVDNQIEMHLRSLVNQTVFLEALDLEISLQAGETIRTEISRKFHIPTLISVLENHAFQALQVWTDPQAWFGLLLCQRQCTNTECP; translated from the coding sequence TTGAAGACTGAAAATAAAGAGCATTCACGCCTGCGTTGGATTAATTTAAATTCAGCGATCGCATCAGTCGATGAAGGTGCAGATATCATTGCTGGACTGACTCAAAATCCCAAAACTTTGCCTTGTCGCTACTTCTATGATGACCGTGGATCGGAACTATTTGAGCAGATTTGCGACCTTCCAGAATACTATCCCACTCGCACCGAACAAGCAATTTTAGAAACCTACGCTGCCGAAATTGCGAAGATGACAGGCTCTTGTCATTTAATAGAATTAGGTAGTGGTAGTTCTCGCAAAACTCGCCTGTTATTAGAAGCATATAGCGAGGTAGTTCAAGAATTACAATATTATCCCATAGATGTTAGTAGCGGTATCCTCAAAACAACCGCTTTAGATTTACTTCGCCAATACCCCAAATTAAAACTTTGCGGTTTAGCTGGAACTTATGAACAAGCCTTAGCCGAACTTCCCTCAGCAGAATTAGAAAATCGGATGTTGATTTTCTTAGGAAGTACTTTAGGTAATTTAAATGACGAGCAAACTCACAAATTCTTCACCCAAGTGCAACAAGCATTAAAACCAGGAGAATTCTTCCTGTTAGGGGTAGATTTACAAAAGCCAATAGAAATTATTGAAGCAGCTTACAACGATTCTCAAGGAGTGACTGCTGCTTTTAATCTGAATATCCTCAACCACATCAATCAAAGATTTCAGGGTAATTTTTCTCTCAACAATTTTGCTCACTGGGCTTTTTATAATCAAGTAGACAATCAAATAGAAATGCATCTGCGGAGTTTGGTTAATCAAACCGTTTTCCTAGAAGCTTTAGATTTAGAAATTTCCCTACAAGCTGGAGAAACAATTCGCACCGAAATCTCCCGGAAATTCCACATCCCTACATTAATTTCGGTTCTAGAAAACCATGCATTTCAAGCATTACAAGTATGGACTGACCCCCAAGCATGGTTTGGCTTGCTACTTTGCCAACGCCAATGTACAAATACTGAGTGTCCTTAA
- a CDS encoding NAD-dependent epimerase/dehydratase family protein, which translates to MTKIIVTGAAGFIGSHLAEALLQQGKEVIGIDEVNDYYDPIFKRKNIAHLQVFPNFTLIEEDIQLLDWPALLQDVEVVYHQAAQAGVRASWGRGFRAYTERNINATQILLEAAKDAKNLQRLVFASTSSVYGDAETLPTHEGIPPRPVSPYGITKLAAERLCGLYHKNFGVPFVSLRYFTVYGPRQRPDMAFHKFFKAALEDEAIPVFGDGQQTRDFTFISDAVAANLAAATAANAIGEIFNIGGGSRVVLAEVLNTMEEIIGKPIKRNHIEKAMGDARHTAADVSKAREILGYQPKVSLREGLTQEWHWIKALYS; encoded by the coding sequence ATGACTAAAATCATTGTTACAGGAGCAGCTGGATTTATTGGGTCTCACTTAGCAGAAGCATTACTTCAACAAGGTAAAGAAGTAATTGGTATTGATGAAGTTAATGATTATTACGACCCAATATTTAAACGCAAGAATATTGCACACTTACAAGTATTTCCTAACTTTACACTTATTGAAGAAGATATTCAGTTATTAGATTGGCCAGCACTACTTCAGGATGTGGAAGTAGTTTACCATCAAGCAGCGCAAGCAGGAGTTAGAGCTAGTTGGGGCAGAGGTTTCCGTGCTTACACTGAACGCAATATTAATGCTACACAAATTTTACTAGAAGCTGCTAAAGATGCGAAAAATTTGCAAAGGCTAGTATTTGCTTCTACATCCAGCGTTTATGGTGATGCAGAAACCCTACCCACCCATGAAGGGATTCCTCCTCGGCCTGTTTCTCCTTATGGTATTACCAAGTTGGCAGCCGAGCGTTTGTGTGGGCTGTATCATAAAAACTTTGGTGTACCTTTTGTATCCCTACGCTACTTTACAGTTTACGGCCCAAGACAGCGCCCGGATATGGCATTCCATAAATTTTTCAAAGCTGCTTTAGAAGATGAAGCCATTCCTGTTTTTGGTGATGGACAGCAAACACGAGACTTTACCTTTATTAGTGATGCTGTCGCCGCCAATTTAGCTGCAGCCACTGCAGCTAATGCGATTGGCGAAATATTCAATATTGGTGGAGGTAGCAGAGTAGTGTTAGCAGAAGTCTTAAATACGATGGAAGAAATAATTGGCAAACCCATCAAAAGAAACCATATAGAAAAAGCAATGGGAGATGCGCGCCACACTGCTGCTGATGTTTCTAAGGCGCGGGAAATTCTCGGATATCAACCCAAAGTTTCCCTCAGAGAAGGTTTAACCCAAGAATGGCATTGGATCAAAGCTTTGTATAGTTAA
- a CDS encoding CoA-binding protein, whose amino-acid sequence MNLTPDSKVVIQGFSEFISATHITQMKAYGTNVVAGVNPGFGGQKQYDLPVFDLVEEVVGHFGPIDTTIICVNPYQVLDAALEAIASHIRQIIIIAAGVPPLDMVQLLRKAESHETLVVGPNSPGIIVPGKILLGTHPSEFYTPGHVGIVSRSSTLTYEVAWELTKAGLGQSISVSIGSDAIVGSSFLQWLQILDEDESTEAIVLVGQPGGGSEEAAARYIIEAIDKPVIAYIAGRQAPPGKHWRQTGTLATIIGRDPNFGTAQNKLAAFQEAQVPVAERPSQIPELVRKGIK is encoded by the coding sequence ATGAACTTAACGCCAGACAGCAAAGTTGTAATTCAAGGGTTCAGTGAATTTATATCAGCAACTCATATTACTCAGATGAAAGCTTATGGCACAAATGTAGTTGCTGGTGTCAATCCCGGATTTGGTGGGCAAAAACAGTACGATCTGCCTGTATTTGATTTGGTAGAGGAGGTAGTAGGGCATTTTGGGCCAATTGACACGACAATTATTTGTGTCAACCCTTACCAAGTGCTAGATGCAGCATTAGAAGCGATCGCATCTCATATTCGCCAGATTATTATCATTGCTGCGGGTGTACCACCTTTGGACATGGTGCAATTACTGAGGAAAGCTGAATCACACGAAACTTTGGTAGTAGGGCCCAATAGTCCGGGAATTATTGTGCCAGGTAAAATTCTCTTAGGTACTCACCCAAGTGAATTTTATACTCCTGGTCATGTGGGAATTGTGAGCCGTAGCAGCACCCTCACCTACGAAGTTGCTTGGGAGTTAACTAAAGCGGGTTTAGGACAATCGATTAGTGTCAGTATTGGGAGTGATGCGATCGTTGGTTCCTCATTTCTGCAATGGCTACAAATTCTCGATGAAGATGAAAGTACAGAAGCGATCGTTTTAGTTGGTCAGCCGGGTGGTGGGAGTGAAGAAGCTGCGGCAAGGTATATTATTGAAGCGATCGATAAACCAGTCATTGCCTACATTGCAGGTAGACAAGCGCCACCCGGAAAACATTGGCGACAAACTGGCACTTTAGCCACAATCATCGGCCGCGATCCTAACTTTGGCACTGCACAAAATAAATTAGCTGCTTTCCAAGAAGCACAGGTTCCAGTCGCGGAACGGCCTTCTCAAATCCCAGAGTTGGTCAGGAAAGGAATTAAATAA
- a CDS encoding succinate--CoA ligase subunit beta: MDLLEYQVKEWFGKIGIPVLPSQRIDHPTDLKRLKIRYPVVLKSQVHAAERAKAGGVRIVETTIDAIAAAQTIFNLPIWGELPEVLLAESKYDAKQELYLAVVLDTALCRPVLLGCKEADIDWETAGEKMQYVVVEQEFSPFYARRLALKLGLEGTLMQSISTVIEKMYQLFIQKDLDLVEINPLAISLTGQVMALNGKVRVNERSIGRHPDIAEMAAKITPTHRPGEVNSNLGNWDGIEMHGKIGILGNGTGSVLATLDLVANAGGKPGVCLNLRHSFQSDTAKTTFCDRLDRSLQILAADRSIQVILLNLLGSIPQSDEFAEIISKFLQQDKGEVKSSSVRTNGSKSRRETSFPRLVVRLAGSEFSAARKALASLKTQGDTLILVENLDEAVAESVRVAKSTAYKK; this comes from the coding sequence ATGGATTTATTGGAGTACCAAGTTAAAGAATGGTTTGGGAAAATCGGCATTCCGGTATTGCCTTCCCAACGCATCGATCATCCTACAGATCTGAAGCGGTTAAAAATTCGCTATCCAGTTGTACTGAAATCTCAAGTACATGCAGCTGAAAGAGCGAAAGCTGGTGGAGTCAGAATAGTCGAAACCACAATCGATGCGATCGCCGCTGCCCAAACTATCTTTAATTTACCAATTTGGGGCGAGTTACCAGAAGTTTTACTGGCAGAATCTAAATATGATGCCAAGCAAGAATTATATTTAGCAGTAGTATTAGATACCGCCCTTTGCCGACCAGTACTTTTAGGCTGCAAGGAAGCAGATATTGATTGGGAAACGGCAGGGGAAAAAATGCAGTATGTGGTTGTTGAACAGGAATTCTCACCATTTTATGCCCGTAGGCTAGCTTTGAAACTAGGTTTAGAAGGTACATTGATGCAGTCGATCAGTACTGTGATCGAGAAAATGTATCAGTTATTTATTCAAAAGGACTTAGACTTAGTAGAAATTAATCCCCTTGCCATCAGTTTAACGGGTCAAGTAATGGCTCTCAATGGTAAAGTCAGGGTCAACGAACGCTCCATTGGTCGTCATCCAGATATTGCAGAAATGGCAGCAAAAATTACCCCAACTCATCGGCCTGGAGAAGTTAATAGCAATTTGGGTAATTGGGATGGCATAGAAATGCACGGTAAAATTGGCATTCTGGGCAATGGTACTGGTTCAGTCTTGGCAACTTTAGATTTAGTAGCCAATGCTGGTGGTAAGCCTGGTGTCTGCTTGAATCTGCGACATAGCTTCCAGTCTGACACCGCCAAGACAACATTTTGCGATCGCCTCGATAGAAGTTTGCAAATCCTAGCTGCTGACAGAAGTATTCAAGTCATACTACTCAACCTCCTAGGTAGCATTCCTCAGTCCGACGAATTTGCAGAAATAATTAGTAAATTTTTGCAACAAGATAAAGGCGAAGTCAAATCCTCATCTGTACGTACTAATGGCAGTAAAAGCCGCCGTGAAACTAGCTTTCCCCGCTTAGTTGTCAGGCTGGCTGGTTCTGAATTTAGTGCAGCGAGAAAAGCTTTAGCCTCATTAAAAACCCAAGGCGATACCCTAATATTAGTAGAAAATTTAGATGAGGCAGTAGCAGAATCAGTCCGGGTGGCTAAGTCAACTGCTTATAAAAAATAA
- a CDS encoding DUF4112 domain-containing protein: MDAAKRLATLNRIRKLSRLMDTSIRIPGIGFRIGIDPIIGLVPGAGDLISTAFSAYIIFLATRFGIPRQDLTKMIFNVGLEAVVGTVPLVGDLFDAFYKSNIRNLDILEQHLSAVEPKITEAPVYAAARD; encoded by the coding sequence ATGGACGCTGCTAAACGCCTTGCTACTCTTAACCGCATCCGCAAACTCAGCCGCCTCATGGATACATCTATACGCATTCCTGGAATTGGTTTTCGTATTGGCATAGACCCAATTATTGGATTAGTTCCCGGTGCAGGTGATTTAATTAGTACAGCGTTTTCCGCGTACATTATCTTTTTAGCTACGCGCTTCGGTATACCACGCCAAGACTTAACAAAAATGATTTTTAATGTGGGTTTGGAAGCAGTTGTTGGTACTGTGCCTTTAGTAGGCGATTTATTTGACGCTTTTTACAAATCCAATATTCGCAATTTAGATATTTTAGAGCAACATCTGAGTGCAGTTGAACCAAAAATTACAGAAGCACCTGTTTACGCAGCAGCTAGGGACTAG